The genomic DNA TAAACCAGTCGAAGAAGTTACTGATGAAATTCGTCAGCTCGTAGCCGATATGCTTGAAACCATGTATGAAGCCCCAGGTATCGGTTTGGCTGCTACACAGGTGGATCGTCATATTCAGCTGATAGTCATGGATTTATCTGAAAATAAAGATCAACCCATGGTCTTTATTAATCCCAAAGTTACGCCATTAACTGAAGAAACTCAGCCTTATGAAGAAGGCTGTCTGTCAGTGCCCCAAATATACGATAAAGTTGAGCGTCCGTCACGTGTAAAAATCGAGGCAATTA from Acinetobacter sp. CS-2 includes the following:
- the def gene encoding peptide deformylase, producing MALLPILSFPDPRLRTIAKPVEEVTDEIRQLVADMLETMYEAPGIGLAATQVDRHIQLIVMDLSENKDQPMVFINPKVTPLTEETQPYEEGCLSVPQIYDKVERPSRVKIEAINLEGQSFELEADELLAVCIQHEMDHLNGKLFVDYLSPLKRQRAREKVEKVVRQRQKEKVAVKR